tatcgACTTCAAAAAAGATGTTTGGAACAAACATTTTCACTATCCACATATTCTTGTCCCTGTAATGTGCGTAAGTGGAGTAATGTGTCACCAAAAGAGAAAGGCACAAGGGCAACTATGGGATGACGTCGAAGACAAAACTGAGGAGGAGATTATGGACACACTGCACGAAATAAGCAAATGGATACGGATGATGTATGGCTTAAGGGGATAATAAGTCAGTCAAACACCGGCTCAATTTCCCAAATTGCCCCTGGTAATGATGTAatgttactattttttattttttttaaccagaAAGCATGTGAGCTATCATATATATGCTGATGCAAGCAAAGCCCAGAAACCCATCAATCAAATCAAAGCTCTAATCATTGCTGATAAGAAATTTAAGATCCATTAAAGGGTCCCACACATTGGCTTTCCCTCCATTTTTGGGTGGGTCCTGTTCCCACATCGAGGCTGTACCATTAAAATATTGAGAAAgcagaaaaataattataaaaaatcatttcatatatacataatttaaattaagtagattaattttagaaattagtgatattttatttcatatagAGTGGactaataacaaaaacaaagcctTTTATTTTATCACCTTTGTCGTAAAAATAAAgctatgtattttttaattttattttttagaatcaaataaaGCTGATATCAAATTAGCCCCACTTTAATAATTGTGATTTTCTTACATGGTCCATAATAGGAAGGTTGAAAGGTGACTGgtaaagttttgaattttttttgtggttagCTTCAGAAAAAATTGAGCTTGTTGCCAGTCAACATTTGATGATGATTCATTGAGATTTGAACCATCAgcctaaaattgaaatttgaaggCACATAACTGTTTTGGCATTATTGTTTTTGCTACATATGGAAAATGTTCTTTTCCCATTAAAAAGGGATAAATATTAGATGAAAGTTAAAGTAAACATTTATGGAAACAGATTTACTTAAGGAATGATTTCAATGGAAACAAGACCCagatttttgtctttttcaacaaaaaaaaaaagacccagaTTTTTGTCTAAGCAAAAAAATGAAgacccaaattcaaaatcttcAATTAAATCCAAAATCTTTCTATTTATGTAATGAGATAAAAATAAACCAATTCAGTGGCCAGTGTAAATCAAGCTGGATAGAGCTGGACCAGTGGAAATTACAGGGAAGCTTCATGGAAGGAAGCTAAATTTGTGGGACGCTATGGGATTCAAAATGGGACCAGGTTCAAAATGGGAAATAATGTAAACAAACAACTTCTACCTGAGAAGTTGtgctataaaattttaaaactttcaGAAATGGCTTGGCCATACTATGTGGTACAAGGCCTCCAAGTCTTTATTAGAGGCAAATCTCTTTCCCATTTCTgcattatttgtttttgtttcctaAATACATTGGTGAAGAACTAAACATAAGTTGGAGCTagaatttttagtataaaaagcTATAACCAATTTAAAAAGGTGATCTAAGTAACATGAAGAGTTTAGAGTCATCcatttattaattgaaaatgttaGGTTGTTAACTAGCAAAAGTTCAACTATTGAAAAGTTTAAGGAGCTACCGTCTCTCTGTTGGAGACATAGTTGATGTCAGTTGAGATACAAGATCTTAACCCATAATATAAAAACTTCATAGATTTCTTGGATCCTCCTAAGAATAGATCCCATATACTGTGAGATAAAAGGGAATCAAGGAACCTTGCAGCTCCTCTGATTGTCATTGTCCAAACAGAtattctaaattaacaaaagttGCTCAGAGATGTCATATGTTACAAAGGCAATCTCATTCTTGCATTATTCAAtccaagtttttaaaaaaaagacataaaaaattcaaccgtgaatctttttattttcagaTCCGGAAGAAatcaaaaacattataaaaaataaaaataaaagctattTAATTTCCATAAGGCATGATTCAATAAGAACTGTTTTAGAAGAATTTACATAAGGACTCTGTGCTCTCTATCCTATTTGCTGTTGATACTAAAAGTGGTAAATCAAGCTTAGAGAATCATTTAAAACTGAAATCCTTGACTGGTTATCTCTAACAAACACACAGGACCTCTTGACAACAATTTGtcaaaaatcttcttcttcaactggGGAAGGAGACCGCTGCATTCTAACACTGCTGATGCTATTTCTTGCTGCCAGAATTTCATTCAGTGAGAACCTCTTCTTTTGCCCTGGTTCCGGTCTTTGCTTCGGGGCACTGTGAGACCTCAACTTGTTCTTAAAAGATTGTGTGCTTGCCATATAGTTAGGGTAGTTCAAGTAAGGCCTAAAGAAGCTGTCTCCACAAACACTCTTGGCTGGTGTAGTTGGGGCATTGGACTGCAATGAATTTCCAAATCTTGGAGTGCTCTGAGCAGTAGGGAACTTACATTCTTCACCAGTGAAGTACCATTCAAAGTCTTGAAGGTTTCGGCAATCAGGTATGGATAAACGAGCAGGAATTGGACACGGGAGAGGCGATGAGATTGTTTGATAAGGCAGGTCTTCACAACATTCAGATAACACATTGTTGATTCGTCTAGACCTTGATCTGGGTTTGTATGTAtcaatttcaacaatttttggGCTGTCATCAAAGGCATTCATTGAAGCTTCATAAGATGCAGACAGCCTCTTACTATGAAATTCACTTCTTGTTTCATCAAATCTTTCCTGAGAATCATGAACACATTTAAATTAGACCAGACcacatagaaaatatgaccaATTATGAGGAACAGGTTCTTACCACAGACATTCTTGGTCGAATCTCAGGATGAAATCTGTTCTCTTTGTTGAGAGAACGACGAGCACGCTGTGATCGAACAGCAGTCTGTGCTCTTATAAGAGCTTGCATACTATGCAGAGTTGCAGTAGCCCGTTTTCGGACAAGATAGCCTCTAACAAGAGCTTGTAACTTAACAAGTCCTTTTAGAGCTCGAAGTGCTTTCCGGGCCTGACATTGGaccaaaattttcagaaaaagattacaaaaaattCTGTAGTAATATAAAGTGCAACATGTGGGTGATTTCATACATAATGCCACATTTTCGTACGTAGAGAGAGCTTTGTAAATGGGAAAAGGCACCTAAAAATTAGAGCAACATTTATGTAGTAGCCCAAGAAGGACTTCATGTAGAACATAAAAAAGCGACTCCAAATACACAGTACTACCAAAAGCAGGAAGACCCATATTAGAACCACCAAAAGATAATCATCAAAGGAATAGACCCCAAAATTTACTCATGAAAAGCAGCATGAAGACCCACAAATGACACAAATCAGAGAAACatactttcaaatttcaaattttaagattcaaaaaaaaaaaaaacatagggaCCCAAAAGAGAAAAGGTTGAAGAAAAACAGAATGATTAGTCAAGTCAACAATAATTTGAGACACAAATGGACAATCTATTGACCCAAAAACACATGTACTGTTCCATTGGCATTTTGAAACTAGTTATCCAGCTTTTGAAAGCAGACATAAACGTAAGAATTAAGAAAAGTACTTCCGTTAGGCCAACCAAACATTAGTTACAGCAAAAATGTGTGTGAGACTGCAACAGACATGTCTTGAAACATTTCATCacaatctaaaaaaaacaaaaacaaaaaaccaaacaagAAGACAGACAACGGAGTATGTTTGTATACTGATTTTAAGCCAAATAACTTCTAAGATCAAATATGAAGCAACaaagatcaagaaaaatcaacaaatttgaAGACCCACTTACCAAATAGCCTCTAAAAACTGTCTGAATCTTCACAGCACCCCACCTCTCCCTCCCACCACCAAACATAGTTCCCCTCCCATGGCTTGTCAGCCTCACAACCGCTACCGCCGCTTGTGCTGCAGCCACGGCAGCATCAGCAGCAGCTGCCGTGGCAGCAGCCACCGCAATTGCGTGCTTGTTCTGCTCCTTCTCTGTCTCAGCAATGTAGGATCTGAGCCAAGCAGCATCAGTGGCTGGCATATTGGCTGCATTGCTCACTGGAGATTGACCAACTGTTCTGGAGTCCTTTACTGACTTGCCAAAACTCcaccttttcttctctttcttctccccAGAAATTGGACCTGAATTCTCCACAAgattcttctccttcttcatcCCCAACAAGCCCTTAAACCACCTTGCAGCTTTTCCCATATTTGCTCTATCTCTATTGCTTGAGAGTGACAAACTAGAGAGAGATAAATAAATAGACAAAAGAGTGAGAAAGAAGCAAAGTCAAAGACTCAAGTTAAGTTTATTGAGGGAAACACCCTCACAACTACCAAGcccccattttttttccctctcaagAATTTGAACTGAaaactagagagagaaaaacaaagacCCAACAAATCCTCTGAAAGAACAAACGCTATAACCTATGTCATATGTGGTACTTATTGAGAAAATTCTATCCCCTAAAAACAATCCCTTCGATGAGATAGAAGCTAATAGAAGTGGAGGTACCTATCtaagacataaaaaaaatattttaagtgggagagacaaaatatttcaaaacctATGGGTCATAGACCAAAACCCAGGTGTTGTTTATTAAGAAGAAACAATATGTAAGATCTTTAGATCTTTACAGATTTCAAGCAGAGAAGTGATGTGAGCACTGAGCAAAGTGTGGAGCATAAGattaactaacaaaattatCCAAACCTTAAAAATAGCTTAAGATGaaagattggattttttttataaaaaaatttttttgaaaagaaattctgaCAGCACCTCGTGAAGAACTGCATTACAAGACAAAAAGATGTCACAGAAAGATACAGAGAGCGCAAACccattaaaatataaatcttCAAAAACTAACCCCATGTAAACAAACAAGAATTACAGACAAAAGGCATAAAAAGTGAAACCTTATTGGAAAGAAAGTAATAAacacacaaagaaaaataaaattaaaaaacacacacataaacaaACTCACCCACCTTCTCAAATTCAAAAACAGCGCCGAATTCACAGCCCCACTAGTCTAAAACTACAAAAAGCACAACCCAGctcccttttctctctctcaaaaaaataaaaagaaaaaatttctcttattttctctctctttctctttgcttttCTGGAGCAACGTGTACTACCCCAAATGAAAGATACTCACTGACAATCCCGTGAATCTTTCAGTATTTTATGCATCACTTTCAAAACCCCTTTTGAgtgtttttcctctctctctctgtctctctgacTCTTTGCTATATCTTCTAAAGCTCTCTATCTATGACACTTTCAAAGCCATAAGTTACTCTGATCTCTCCCTCCTGTCTTTTTTATGTTGAACGAGTACACTGAACAGCCATTAAAGCTTATTATACCCGCTAAAAGAGCTATTTTCTATAGTTTCTCTTTGTCCCAAACAATGAGCCTCAAAAAAGGCTGAGACTTCGCTTTCTTTCTTGGGTTAGAGAAGATCTTTCAGTCTCCGTATCACTCATAGTGTAAGATTCCCAGAAAATTTTTTCCCACTATACCTTCCACTTCCATCACGATTCCTATATCTCGAATCTCTCTGCCATATTGTTTCTGCTGCAAAGTCTCTGAAACAGTATGCCTTTTGGGTTCAAAAAAGTTTCTCTCACTAATGGGGTTTTGT
The sequence above is drawn from the Castanea sativa cultivar Marrone di Chiusa Pesio chromosome 5, ASM4071231v1 genome and encodes:
- the LOC142634102 gene encoding protein IQ-domain 26-like; protein product: MGKAARWFKGLLGMKKEKNLVENSGPISGEKKEKKRWSFGKSVKDSRTVGQSPVSNAANMPATDAAWLRSYIAETEKEQNKHAIAVAAATAAAADAAVAAAQAAVAVVRLTSHGRGTMFGGGRERWGAVKIQTVFRGYLARKALRALKGLVKLQALVRGYLVRKRATATLHSMQALIRAQTAVRSQRARRSLNKENRFHPEIRPRMSVERFDETRSEFHSKRLSASYEASMNAFDDSPKIVEIDTYKPRSRSRRINNVLSECCEDLPYQTISSPLPCPIPARLSIPDCRNLQDFEWYFTGEECKFPTAQSTPRFGNSLQSNAPTTPAKSVCGDSFFRPYLNYPNYMASTQSFKNKLRSHSAPKQRPEPGQKKRFSLNEILAARNSISSVRMQRSPSPVEEEDF